TTTGGTAAAATCGGGGACTCTGACTCCCTTTGCCGTTACCTGTTGGATCAAGCCCAGGTACGCGTTGTTACAGCCTCACAGGATACTGTTCTGTTTACTTTTGATTGACAATGTTTCTCCATCTGTCTCACCAACAATGTCAAAGTTGAATATTACTCAGCAACACTTTGATGATGTTGAAACTACAGCTCTAGTAACATGGCATGCAGCATTTATTATACTGCTAAAGATCTTTATAACTTGATAATGGCTGCTTAAATACAGGTTGCGCTAGTCCCAGGGGTTGCATTTGGAGATGACAGCTGCATACGTATCTCATATGCAGCATCTCTGACCACCCTACAGGAGGCTGTAGAGAGAATCAAGAAGGCTCTACTCCCACTCAAGTCTGCTGTCCCTGTTTAATGTAGAAGAATGTTAACTTGCAATTGTACTCTTTTAGGGTTTAAAAATGTGTACTACTTTATTGATTGTTACAAATAAAACGTTTTTCTTTGCAATGATCATTGATTTTTGCACTAGCCGTATTAAGTGGAGATGTGAAACAATTCCAATGTCGATGGACAGTATTTTTCTACCTTCAATTCATATTGTTGTATCTGTAACTGAATTACATTTTACTCTTAATAAGTgagattgttttttcattttttggcaAGTTCCATTCATTTAGTAGAAAACTAGTCATTTAACTCATGATTCGTAGCCGCgagttataaatttatttttctaaaagaatATCGGGTATTCAGattatttcaatatgttttttatataaaaaaatttaaagtgtaaataaaaaatccaatacaAGCATTCaattaaatacattaataactatttatataaataagtagaaaaaatcattaataataattaaaagaaaatttgaaaaaaaaaataaatgaatatagattaagatattcaagattatatttattgaacttatttatttaattcaataaaaaataaatccatatcctaaaaaactcatgacctaaaagaaaaatataaatgaagcaGATTGAATAAACccacaactttaaaaaaaaaattatgcaaggcCAACACATcaacaatatattatttaaaagtaaaaataatattttaaaaaataaagttcatttgTAATTGAATGATtgaattacaaaacaaaaaaacttctataaaaaaaataaaaacaaaagaagaagtgaaaagaataaagattaaaattgataaacaaaagaGGAGAATGATGTATTTTAGTTGttaggagagaaaagaaaggggaaaaaaaacaaaaacgatcACCTATAACAATCCAACTACTTCATTTGACTATATACCACTCCATGTAGAAGAGGACATAGTTACGCATTTAGAGAGATGATGAAAGTTCAACTTTGGCaagcataattattaaacccgGTCTGGGGGTTGATCGAGCCAAGGGGTTGAGTCCCAAGTTTCATGAGTCAACCCTGGTCATTTAGGGTCAACCCAGATCaacttggaaaaattaaaaaaaatattaaagttttaatattttatataaaaaaaattaaaaaaaaaatcatgtaaatataggttatacatattgtaaataacgaagtttaaaagaatattttaaaaagtattttatcctacattaaaaaaatattatgttaagcttttaagttgaagtatttaaatcaaaaggttttttatcccacattgaaaaaatataactttttttcttgaaaacataaaatatatatactaatgggttttaaATCTCACACTAaaaaaaggtaattttttttttggaacatatagtatatatactaatgttaTCTTTTTAACTTGAAGTATTCaaactaaaagattttttattctacattgaaaaaacataaattttttttggaatatagagtatatatagtAATGGGTTTTAAATcctacatttgaaaaaaaaacctggtcTCGCCCGGGTCACGGGTTGACTTGCCAGGTTGACCAGTTTTGGCCGAGTCGTTGCAGCAGCCAAGTTTTTGACAAACTCGGCCTGGTCCAGCCCTCGGGTCAATTCACTAGGCCGGTCCAGGTTTTATAACTATGTTAACAAGAAAGTGGTATCGCGCATACCGCTTAAATGATGCGAATGACaccaatagtttttttatttaaatattcaaaagtcaatataaaaaataccaaaacgcTTCTATAACcctgttatttgcatgaaatacctgtataaaagtttaaaaataccCCAAatgtaaagcttcttttttgttttttgatttaaatttgtattatttatattggaCATGGATAATAAAAAACATCGGTAGGCCATTAATTGTTTGATCTTGGAGGAacgaaatattttaattgttaagaaatttatgaaaagtaaagaaaatctttttcaataattttaaatcttgttAATTCTAAGGGAAAAGAATATCTTTAtcatgtaacaaaaaaatacaaatacccTCAAGAAAAGCTTTAGACATAAAAACATGAAGAGACATAAAAGTATaaagagtaaaataataatttcactgTAACTGAAGACACTTTTCTTTCATCAAGGCTATAGTGGAAAAATCACCCACGGGACCTAGTTTTTTAGTTAATAGAAAGACTTGTGCACGTGCCCTTTAATACAGGAAAGGCCAGCAAACAAGAAACTAGAAGGAAAAGCTTGGACTCAGGCTGAAAGGAAGCCTTCTTGTCGGCTTGGCCCAATAAGGGTGCTACTTGACTGGCATCGTTATTATGTTAGGCTATAGGCTTTAGCTAGAGGTCTTTATTAAGACAAAGAAAAGAGGGTTTTAAAATCTATGTTGTTTTACAATACTGCTATCCTCCAGTTGTCTTCCTTCTTTTGGTCAGAAGATTCGAAACATAAGCGAACAGGGAATCGATTCCTTTCGAGGAAGGAGACTTTGCTTCCAATGTTTCCACACGTTCAATTTGCATGTCCTTGTGGGTGAAGAAAGTTCAGACTTTTTACACAGGTCTCGTCTAAAGGTCTCGGAGAAAGCTATCCTTGTCCTTCTTTACAGCAAGATATACCTGTCTAAAGGGACATGATTTCCTCAAAACATCACCAAGGACACAAAGACGCCTCCATGCAAGGCCTCATCAAGCTCCTAACTTGAACTGCAAGACAATCAATGTCGAATGTGAAGAATTCTTTCTTCATTACCTGCCTTTGGGCTTTCTTGTATTATTACCCCGCTATTTGTAACTCAGTGAAGACAACAGGAATtagccaaaaaaattaaaaccagttACCAATACTAAAAACCAGACATGGAGTCGTCTAGTCCTTATCCCGTAGGCTCACCAGAGATTGTGGTCTTCGACTTGGAAACAACGGTGCCCAATAGAGCCGGACAACGGTTCTGGGTACTGGAGTTTGGTGCAATAACAGTTTGTCCACGGAAACTTGTTGAGCTAGATAGCTATAGTACCCTCATAAGACCTAAGGACTTGTCTGCTGTTGCATTGAAGTCTGGTCGATGTGATGGGATAACCCGTGGAGCTGTTTCAAATGCACCTGCATTCGAGGAAGTTGCTGAtaaaatttttagtattttgaatGGTAGAATCTGGGCAGGACATAACATCCAAAGATTTGACTGTGTCCGGATTAAGGAGGCATTTGCAGAGATTGGTAAGCCGGCGCCAGTTCCTGTCGGAATGATTGATTCCTTAGGAGTCCTGACTGAAAGATTCGGTAGAAGAGCCGGTAACATGAAGG
This Populus alba chromosome 7, ASM523922v2, whole genome shotgun sequence DNA region includes the following protein-coding sequences:
- the LOC118043553 gene encoding protein NEN4 codes for the protein MESSSPYPVGSPEIVVFDLETTVPNRAGQRFWVLEFGAITVCPRKLVELDSYSTLIRPKDLSAVALKSGRCDGITRGAVSNAPAFEEVADKIFSILNGRIWAGHNIQRFDCVRIKEAFAEIGKPAPVPVGMIDSLGVLTERFGRRAGNMKMATLAAYFGLGKQKHRSLDDVRMNLEVLKHCATVLFLESCLPSVSNAKWCNPSTIVTRSRSNGKLPCREENSRKSPPSTLGYQRAVPYTRGSLGKMAVGVKDLVCKAQETTSFNNLLKHSHSLLR